The genomic window ATCAGATATTCATCAATAGCCTTATCTACAGCTTCTTCAAGCTGGTCTATATAAGCCTTGAGCCGAAAATTTATAAAGCCATCCAGGATAATAGTGCTGCTAGTTTTCAAATAATCTATTATTTTATGTAACACAAAGGTCTTGCGCTTTATCTGATAAAACAGGTTTTGTTTACCACAGGTTTCATTGAAATTCAATATATCCGCGGCAAATTCGTAAATTCTATTTTGCTCATTTGCATCGAAATAAAAATAATTGTCCTTTATGATTTTTTTAATAAGCTTTGGTTCCCAGAAATTTATAATTATATCCGATAGGGCATTGGCAACACAGTGAAAAAACATCTTTCTCAAATCTTCATAATTGCCTTTTAATAAAATATCGTCATCCACATAGCAATAATAATATATGGTAGTGCTTTTACTGAATTTTTTCAGCGTTATCTCAAGGCCTTCATCTTTAAGAATATCAAATTCTAATTTCAATCTATCTTCTAAACCCTCAACAGGTTCGATGATGCCGATAGATAATAGCTGCATCGGAATCACTCCCTTTCCTTGTTAAATATTATATGTCTATGGCTTATACCATATACAAAAAACTCAAGGGAGTAATTCCAATAAATGGGGTAACAAATGGGCAAAAAATACCTGCTTTTGGCAAGTAAAAAAATGGTGGGCGCTGTAAGGATTGAACTTACGACCCCTTCCGCGTCAAGGAAGTGCTCTCCCACTGAGCTAAGCGCCCACAACTTACTCCTTTTCAATTGGTGTTTTTATTTTATCATATAATTGATCCATTAGTCAAGTTTTTATGAAACGTAATCGTGGTTATTTTATGAAACGTATTATTGTTGGACTTACTCGTTAAAAATGGTAAAATTACTTTTGAAAGAACCAAAATGAGAGATTCTCAATTCATACTATCCGGAGGAAAATATGCTTACATTATTATTCTATAATAAAGTAGAAAGCTTAAAGGTGTATCATGATATAACGGAGATAAAAAACAAAATATATAACTTAAAAAACGGCATTTTCTGGTTGGATCTGGTTTCACCGGGGGATGAGGAAGTTTCCCTACTGAAAGAAGTTTTCCAATTTCATCCCCTTGCTATAGAAGACTGCCTCTACCGCTTGCAAAGGCCTAAGCTTGACGAATATGACAATTACTTTTTTATGGTTATGCATGCCTTTTCCCACCATAGTGCCAAAGAACCGGTGGAATTTGATGCCTTTATTTCAAATAATTTTGTCATCACTTTTCACTGGGCGCCCCTTTCTTTTATTGACGGCCTTGTAGATAGATTCGTAAAAAATCCTGTGGTTTTCGAAAAGGGCGTAGATTTTCTTCTTTACAGCATAACCGACGCTCTGGTAGACGAATATTTTCCTTTACTGGATGATATAGAAGATAGATTGTCGGAAATAGAAGAAACCACTTTCAAGCATCCTGACAGGCATCTCCCCTCCAGGATCTTTGACATCAAGCGGGATATTCTCAATTTGAGAAAAACTCTGTCGGCCCAACGGGAAGTTTTCAATCTCCTCCTACGTCATGATTTCCCCTTCATCCGGGAGGAAAGCCGCCTCTTTTTTATGGATGTATATGACCACATCTTCAGGCTTTTTGATACTGTAGATATGTTTTTTGAAAGGGCTTCCGGCGCCCTGGAATCATATCTCACCGTGGTTTCCAACTTAACCAATGAAATAATGAAGGTACTTACCGTTTTCACGGCTGTGATGATGCCCCTTTCCCTCATCGCCGGCATATACGGTATGAACTTTAAATACATGCCCGAACTTTCCTGGCGTTTGGGATACCCTTTTGCGCTATTACTAATGGTGCTTACTGCACTGGGGCTTTTATATTATTTCAAGAAAAAGAACTGGATTTAAAAAACCGCTTTGCCAAAAGGCAAAACGGCTTTAATTCAAACTTATGGAATCGTTTTTTATTTGATTTTCTATGGCATTTACTGCCGCTACCACCATGCCGAGGGTATGACTGTGAACTTTCTCGAAACTTCCGCACATATTAAATATTTACTTCTTGGTGGTCAAACATAATTTTTGACAACAAAAAAGGCTTTCTGGTAAAACCCTCAAAGCCTTGTCTTTTCTGGTGCCGGGAACCGGAATCGTCCCGAAATCATTACATTGTCTAACAAGTTTAAAAATTAAACTTGCAGAAGATATTATAGCATCTAACCTTGTTTAATACAAGAGGTAGAGACTAATTTTTGTGTAGGGAAATTTACCGTAAAATAGCGAATCCTGCTATGCCCCAGGAAATACAACAATAAAACCGCTCTTGCATATGAGGGCGGTTTTTTACAATTGTGTGGGTGCTGGGGAAGATGGGTTAGCTGGGTTTGGTGAAAATAAAAAAGCTCGGCATAATGCCCAGGCCTAATGCAATTACTAAATTAAATCCTCTGCAGATGCGGATATCCTTTCCGCTATGTATATAGAATTATATTTTTCTATATCTGCCTTATCATAAAAAGCTATGTTTATATGGTATTCGTTTCTATACTTCTGAAATTTCTCTCTTATTCTTTTTAGTTCTCCCGGATCTAATGGCTGACCGCCGGCTAATATTAGGTAATTTAGTTCTTCAAAAAGTTCAATTCTGTAAAGGCTATCTAGCTTTACGAAAGAAGGTCGTTTAAACGGTGGTCGGTATTCCTTTAATATCTCATTAGACGGCCATGATGCCTTTATTTCTTTATCTCTAATGGAAGAAACATTGAGTAGTTCAACCACTTCTTTATCAATATTAATAACTAAAAATGTTCTTTGCTTATCTGGTGGTTCCCCGTCGGCATAAGGGATTTTAAGAAGCAAACCAATTCCAGGTGAAATAATCATAATTAATATATTATTATACCTTGACTTTCGTCGCAATATATAGTATATGATTTTTCTGTTGCGGGGAACATCTTTAATCTATTTTTTAATTTATCATCCAGTTTTATCTCATCTGGATTATAATAAAATTTTACTCCATTAACTTCATAGCATTCATCATTATTATCGGCCGTTTCAAATGCCTCAATGACCTGTTTTATTCTATCTAAGTCATATTTTTTTATATCATCAATAGATATTTTCGCCAATTCTTTAAAGCGAAAACTACCAAAATTAGACTTTTTAAATGCCTTCTCCCAGCTCCGATGAAAATGATTTATCTCTGACAATTCTTCAGCACTTGCATCACCATATATAGCTATAGTAAGATTTAATGTATCCATTTCTTCTTCCGTAAAATCGTAAGTAATTAAATCGGCATCGGTAACTAAATCCAAACAATTATTTTTATATTCTAATCTCACATCTTCAACAACGGATCCGTGTTCAAATGCATATATAGGATCATCAAATAATACTTTATCATATTTCGCCAAATGGATTAATTGAGCAAAATATAGTAGCTTTTGTAATTTCATATTCCCTTCTAAAGTGTTTCGTGGTGTGTCATAACCAGCTTTAATAAACCATTTTGCATATTCCATAGCATTCACTTAGCACCACCCCCTATATTTTAAAACAATAAATAAAATTTTTGAAAATACATTATATTATATTTTTTGATTAAACTATTCTACAAAAAAAGTTAAATTCCTGCTCTGAAAAAAAATATTTTGTAGGTTTTTTGATTCCTATTATATTATTTTCAATTTTATTGTCAATAATGATAAATATGCTTTTATAAAATGCAATCGCCATATAAAAATAAAAAAATCCCCCGGCCTCAACCGGGGGTTTCATCTTTCATAAACTTTCTTGTGATGGAAACAATAAAATCAGGAGGCGATTTTCATGAACGGAAAAACTACAAGCTGGGTAGTAACTGGTGTCGGTGCGGCAGTGACAGCTTTGGGTTTGGCAACAGGTGGGACGATCGGCGCCGGGATAACCGGATTCGGTTTAGCCCATGTAGTTCTCGGTACATTAGATATGTTTAGACCGAGTGTTCGAAAATAATTGCCTCCATTAGAAAAAAGCCCCCGGAATTCACCCCGGGGGTTTGTCTTTAATCCGCTTTCGCCCTGGCTATATCTACGGCTGTCTCACCGAAGATGTAACCCAAGGCTAGGGTGATTATCTTCCAGTATAGGTCGCTGTCCACGTTCAGCCCCAAGCCTTCGCTGAGAATAATAAAAGCCGCACTTGCTACGGCTACCCAGAATTTACGGGACATGAGTTTTTGTTTTAATGAATTCATTAATCATTACCTCCCCAATAATTTTAAAAGCCTATCAATGAGTACTGCTGTTTCTGCCCTTGTGATAGGCTTGTCAGGATTAAAGTTTCCTTTATCGTCACCTTTGACTATTCCCAGCTTTTCAAGTCTTTCAATGCTGGCACTGGCCCAATGGCCCTGAATATCATTAAACAACGCAGAAACCTCCTTTGATATGAGTAAACTCCCTACATCTTTTTTAAATTGCTCCCACCCAGTTTGGGATGAAGGGAAGCCGAATTGCTTCGCCGTGGCATCATTTACAAAAAACCTGGGGCAATCCTTCCCCGTGACATCATAGTGCCGCCAGAGCCGGTCTATTTCCCAACCGTGGCGCTTTAATATATCTGTTGCTAATTCCACGGTATTTTGATATGTCTTTGTAAAATCGCCATCTGCATTTACACACATCTCGATGCCTAAAGTGCAGTTATTTGGGTAACTGGATAGCTTTTGAAGTGCAGCAGGTTTGTATGTTTTTGCTCCCACATGATAGGCCATCTCGTCTTCAGGGATGCACTGCACTATCTGGTGATCGTCCACGATATAATGAGCACTGGCTGCCACACCGGAATTGAAATAATTTCGATTTGCTACGGCATCAGCCCTGGCATTCAAATTCGCTGTCCAGTGAATTACAAGAGCCTTTGGGACAATTTTTCTCCCAGAGCGACCTTTTACGCCTGGGGTAAGCAACATCTCTTTAAATTGTGCCACGGGTATCGCTCTCCTCATTGATTATTTCTTCTTGCGGCATCGATGGAATATAAGAATACCCATTATAATCTTGGTATTGTTGGTATTGATTAAATAATTGTCGTCTTCCTATATTAGGCCACCCTATACGTTCTATGGCTTGCTTAGCGATGGCTGCCAGGATTGGGTAACTGAGTACAGAAAAGAAATCTACCTGGTTGGCGGATAAGTCTTTAGTCAGGGCCAATTTCACACCCACAAATAAATAAAGCGGCAGCACCGCTAAAATGGTAAGCTCAGCAGTAGTTAGTCCATCAGGATCATTCCAGAATCCTTTCATATATCACCGCCTCGCTCTCTCCAATAGCTCGTCAATTTTTGCTTCCTGGCGAGCCATGGTTACTTGCAGTAATGTTGTAAGATTTTCCAGTGCTTTTGTATTATTCTTCACCACCTCCGCAAGGTCATTTTCGCTCTTTTGCTTCATCCATCGATCAATGAAATACAAAAGCCCTGCGACGGCGAATGTCGCAAGGCCGTATTGTGCCAGCTCTGCTCCCGGCATTGTATTCCTCCTCTCAACTTTAAAAGCCCCGATCATAAGTCAGGGCTTTTGTCTACTTAACTCTTTTAGATACATATAATATTTGGTTATATACTCATCTAATTCTTTACTTTTTCTTATAACTTCCTCGTCAATCCCCTGTTCTTCAACTAAAAGTTCAAGTTCTGCTTTGAGTAGTTCAATATTTTTCAGTAGGATATCAATTTGCTTTTTATTCATTTTAACCACCTCGGATGTAGTTTTCCAAGGTGGCATGAGGTTTTATTCCCGGGCATAAAAAATACGCCTTCTGGCGTGTTGCGCATAATAAGTCTACTACACCATAATTGCGGTTAAAATTTCTTGCTTTTCTTCTTCCGTTAAAGCAGGATATTCTGTTAAAATTTCCCCCGCTGTCCTACCCTCTTCTGCCATGCGGCGCTGGATTACACGGACGAAAATGTTCTTCTTCCATGCAGACATCATGATACGGCACCCCCTAAGATAGCAGCTAGGGCAAGTTCGATGTCGGCGATGCGGTCTTCTATTGTTGGCGGTTGTGGCTGTGGTTCTAGTTCCGGCTCTGGAGCTGGTGTGACGGATATAATATTGCCTTCTGCGTCGGTTGTAAAATCTGCCGGAAGGCGGGTGAGCTGGTCGTATATTTCTTTTGTTACTTCGATTTGCTTGTCTGTTTTGGCGGGGCCACACCCCTTGCTTGTTATTTTGCCATCCTTAATCTCAACAAAATATATCATTACCACACCTCCCAATTAATAGTACAGTTTAGACTAGCGGCTGAAGTGGCATAATTGTGAAATACAATAACGATATTTGAACCATTTATATAAACATCATCTATACCTATAGGTGATGCGCCTGTAACACCTTTGCCTGGCCCGGTGGAAGGATTGCCTACAGCTATACAACCAAGCAGTTCCCTACTCCAAGCACCACCCCTCCAATCAGTCGATGTAACTGTGCCTGTAACAAGTGATTTCATATTATCTGTGCCAAAAAATACCATTATACCAAGGTCACTACTACTAGGATTAATTACAAGATGTCCATGTTTATATGTTCCGCCTAAAGCTATAGTCTTTGTGAGTGTAGAACTCGCTGCTATTGAATCTGTATATGCGACGTTGCCATAGGCTTTTGTGTTATTCATTTTCTCAGCCAATAAGGCATTAACCTCAGATTCTGTATAATACCTTCCATCGTGATCACTTGAAGTCTTATGGGTATTAAGATTCGTTTGAACCGCATCTACAGTAGATTTTATAGCTATATCATCAGATGCAGCTGGTGCAGCCACCTTCGCTCTACCTGAAGCATCACGAGCCATCAAAGTAGAAGCAGTCGCCGCATTTGTTGCGCCATGAGCAGTTGAAGTTAGAGCAGCATGAGTATTCAAATTCGTTTGTACTGCATCTACAGTGTCTTTCCTTGCTATATCATCAGATGCCAAAGGAGCAGCTACTTTAGCCCGACCGTTTACATCACGCATCATAATCTTAGAAGCGGTTGCAGCTGAAGTAGCCCCATGCGGCGCAGTTTCGGCCAAATGTGCAGCAAGGTCTGATGCCAGGGCCAGGTCCGGGTCGTGGGCTTCGTTGCCGTGGACCGTCGGAAGAAAGCTGGAGGGCTTGCCGCTTATATCGTCCCATGTTACTGCGCCGATTTTTTGCCATGTTGTGCCGTTCCATTTTTTCAAACTATGCGGTGTGGTGCTTGTGTCAATCCAGAGGTCATCCACCACTGGGTTAACCGGAGCAGTAGAGCCCTGGATAATATTTTTTTGTGCATTTGCGTCTATAATGTCATAGTTTTCATTGAAGGCCGCCCTGGATACGGTTTCGTTGCCGAGTGGCTTTTTAATACCCAACTTTGGTGTCAATTCCGGCATTAATCGTACACCTCCAATTCTGACCAAGTTAAGTTCAATGCATCAAGCTGATCCCAGGTCCAGAGTTTCTTATCTAGCTCATCCCAGATAAAATAGTTGAACTCATACTTGATTTCTAAATGTGCAGGCACCACCGCACGTACGGCGGCTTTTAGATCGTCCAAATTCGGCGGTACTCCGGTTGTGTCTACAAACTGTATCGTTATAGTGTAAGCAGCATGGTCCTCTACAACGTCGATTGCACCTTTATCATAGGATTCAGTCACCTGCTTGACCACGGATATCGTGGCCGTTCCATAGCCCCTGAGCCTAGAGATAATCTTATCTCGTCTCTCAGATTCTGACTGGTCAGGAGTAATCGGTAAACCCAATTCCTCCTCCCATGTATTCAACCCCCAGGTGGCTGTGCGGACGAAAAACTGGTTTAATGTTTCGTCCAGGGCTTGGCGAAGCTTGTCAAACTCGGTCCCTTCTACCTGGAGAATAGATTTCATCACCCTGCTTGTTTCGTAATAGGAAGGCAAATACCCGAGCATCTCTTTTCCCCTGGTACTGGTTATATCAGTCACGATAGATTCACCGTCCCTATTACGGCCACTTCCTGGTCGCCTATGGTAACGTTGGCCGTGCCACCGTTTACCGTCAAGTTTTGATAATCCGTCACCCCAGGTGTATCCAGTATAGCCTGGCCGATTCTCACATAACGCACGTCGTTATCACTGGTAAAGGCCAGGGATTTAATGTAGGCTGCAATATTATCTTTAACCGCAGCCTTAACGCTATCGGCGTTATAACCCGGCGCAATTGTGAGCGTAGCCGAAACATTTATCAGCACCGCCGTGGCCGGCTCCACGGTTACCCGAGCGCCTACGGGGGCCTTGCCCTCGCCGGTGTCTTTGGAAAAAGTGCTGCGGTAGGCTACCCTGTCAACCCATACGATGGTTGTCGTATCGGTGGTAAAACGTGTTATTCTCAATTCTAACTGGTCTTGGCCGTTCCAATAAAACTCCACAATCTTATCCAAAAAGCTTGTGGCCAGGTCACTGGCCTTCAAGGTTATCACTGCGTCTACCGTTCCGTTTGGACGGGTCTTAGCCCAGGTCGCACCTGATACATTCCATACACCGATTTGAAGTAAGTCGGTTGCTCCAGCTATATTATCTACTTTCATTCTGACCCGTGCCTGCCAAATACCAGGTTGTTGGAGAATAGTCTGCAAGTTAGCATGAGTAATGGTCCCGACGTCCTGAGCATCATATATCATCTTCACGCTGTCGCCGGTATCATCTGTAAGCGTAGTATCTATGCTGGTGCCGTAGCCGCCCAGTGTCATTGTTTCGGCTTCAACCTCATTTATCCAAGGCGGTGCTATATAGTTTTGCACTGCATCGACAAGTTCCGGTTCTGCCGGGACTTTTGAAGTGTTGATTATGCTGATGCTTACTGTGCCAGGGCCGTCTCGGACAGGGATTACTGAAACGCCGCCTACGCCTGGAACCTCCATGGCCCAGTTCACGTAGTCCGCTTTGTTCCCTCCTGCGCTGGGCGAACGCACCCGCTGCAGGTAGCGGGCTAGCAAAGATGCATCATCTTCCTCATCCAACCCTCCAGTGGTGGCCACCGTGTTGTTCACAGATGTAACACCAGAAATAGGTTTAGCTAGCATGACAATTGCTCCAGCAGCTACGTTTCCGCTGGTACCAGCTTCCACAGCTTTAATATCGACAATTGCTGTTCCTCCATCACCAATGGTAACTTCTGCTGTGGTCTCAAAAAATACTGCTGGCGATGTTTCGTTGCTGGCCGTGCTGACCTGCGTTCCAACAGGAATTACCGTCCCGGGTGTGCCGGTGAAGGTGACTTGCCCTGTTGCTTTTACCGCCTCATGCGGCGTAATGCCATGCTCTTCACACCGAAGGCGTAAATATGCTCCAAATGTTGTGGATGCAAACCCTCGACGTAGGACCTCTTGCGCCCAGATGGCGGCAAGGGCAAGCTCGATAGCTGCAGGGGATAGGGCATCCCAGATATATGAACCTTCCGATTTGTCTAGGTCAGAAGGTAAACTGTCTAACATCCGTTGCCTAATTGTTTCTTCAGTTTGGTCGGTCAAATAGTCTGGAAGAGTTGCCATTATATCACCACACTTCCATGCAAGGTTTCAGTTTCACCCCGAACATTTGATACCTCGCAAGTAAAATAAACCGTGTCGCCTTCCCATTGGAAGGTGAAGTTTTCCACTGCCACTGTCCGGGGATCTACCATGAGCGTTTCTGTCACAATTCTTTTTATTTCACTTTCATTTCCTTCCCTGTTTAAGTGCCGCGATATCAGATCATCAAATTCCTGCCCATAATTCCTGGAATAAATAAGATGTTGATACCGTGCAGTCATAAGAGCCTTCCGGCACCATTCAAGCCATGCATCGACATCGGATGTTTCTGCAACTTTGCCGGCAGGTGTTAAAACAAACTCGCCTTTATCAAAATCAAACCTCCAGGATTTTCCAAAAGAAACTTCGCTGGCAGTTTCTACCGTTTCTGGCTGAGCTTGAACTTCTTCTGTTGGAAACAAATTAGGCATTAGGCACCACCCTCGCTATCACAACAAAATCATTTCCACCGTTGACTGGTACTACAAGGACCCTGTCGCCTTCTTTTAAAGGTATTAATTGCTCAGGGACTTTGACCAAGTGTGTATGATTATCACTGCCCCCAGCTTCTGTCATCAGCGTTTCTTGCAATATCAAGTGCTCTGCTATTAAGTAGTCTTGTATTTCATATTTAAACCCGTCAAGTTTAAGCCCGGTTGAGGTTATGGTTCCCAACTCACACAGCACACCGGATAAGGCCCGGGTCGTTTTGTACGATATTCGATTTTCTATGATAGAAGCCAATTCCTTATACGGATCCGGCATAATACCGCCTCCTGACACATAATCCTCACTGGCGAGTTCTAACGTCATATGCCCTGGAGAACCAAGCTCATGCCTCACAGAAGTTACAAGAAGGTCCATGCCATTGAACCGGACTTTATCTCCAGCTCTGATGGTATTTATATCAATAGTTGATACTGGAAATGTTTCCTGGATGCCGGAAAGTAGCTTTTGCCCTGCCGTCTTTGCCTGTGCTGTGCTCTTTATTTTCTCGTCCTGTAAGACCTTTTGCAGTGTGCCATATTTCCCAGTTTCACCTTTGACGATTGCAAGAACTGGGCTTTTTTTATCTTCATCAGCATGGCCTAACACTTTCACCTGGGTTATAGTTCCTTCAAGAGTCCTTTTCTGCCCTGCTTCTTCCTCGGCCTCTAGCACCCACACAGTGCTATTGCTTCCGAGTTTAAGTAATTCCAGGCCATTAGGTGTAAGCCGAGGCCGGTACATCTCTCCCCCTTTGGCTACTGTTTCTTTTAAGTCGGCCT from Biomaibacter acetigenes includes these protein-coding regions:
- the ytxC gene encoding putative sporulation protein YtxC; the protein is MQLLSIGIIEPVEGLEDRLKLEFDILKDEGLEITLKKFSKSTTIYYYCYVDDDILLKGNYEDLRKMFFHCVANALSDIIINFWEPKLIKKIIKDNYFYFDANEQNRIYEFAADILNFNETCGKQNLFYQIKRKTFVLHKIIDYLKTSSTIILDGFINFRLKAYIDQLEEAVDKAIDEYLMDKEYREFIKLLRYFVDLQEPKKDLVNVVLRGGEFYLLDDKMNLIEKDEGMDMIARENPDVNPDDILVSTLINMAPKKIVIHGFKGREKVEVINALYNIFEGRITFCTNCEICIELKPLKTK
- the corA gene encoding magnesium/cobalt transporter CorA; protein product: MLTLLFYNKVESLKVYHDITEIKNKIYNLKNGIFWLDLVSPGDEEVSLLKEVFQFHPLAIEDCLYRLQRPKLDEYDNYFFMVMHAFSHHSAKEPVEFDAFISNNFVITFHWAPLSFIDGLVDRFVKNPVVFEKGVDFLLYSITDALVDEYFPLLDDIEDRLSEIEETTFKHPDRHLPSRIFDIKRDILNLRKTLSAQREVFNLLLRHDFPFIREESRLFFMDVYDHIFRLFDTVDMFFERASGALESYLTVVSNLTNEIMKVLTVFTAVMMPLSLIAGIYGMNFKYMPELSWRLGYPFALLLMVLTALGLLYYFKKKNWI
- a CDS encoding Panacea domain-containing protein, with amino-acid sequence MEYAKWFIKAGYDTPRNTLEGNMKLQKLLYFAQLIHLAKYDKVLFDDPIYAFEHGSVVEDVRLEYKNNCLDLVTDADLITYDFTEEEMDTLNLTIAIYGDASAEELSEINHFHRSWEKAFKKSNFGSFRFKELAKISIDDIKKYDLDRIKQVIEAFETADNNDECYEVNGVKFYYNPDEIKLDDKLKNRLKMFPATEKSYTIYCDESQGIIIY
- a CDS encoding N-acetylmuramoyl-L-alanine amidase — translated: MAQFKEMLLTPGVKGRSGRKIVPKALVIHWTANLNARADAVANRNYFNSGVAASAHYIVDDHQIVQCIPEDEMAYHVGAKTYKPAALQKLSSYPNNCTLGIEMCVNADGDFTKTYQNTVELATDILKRHGWEIDRLWRHYDVTGKDCPRFFVNDATAKQFGFPSSQTGWEQFKKDVGSLLISKEVSALFNDIQGHWASASIERLEKLGIVKGDDKGNFNPDKPITRAETAVLIDRLLKLLGR
- a CDS encoding Spo0E family sporulation regulatory protein-aspartic acid phosphatase is translated as MNKKQIDILLKNIELLKAELELLVEEQGIDEEVIRKSKELDEYITKYYMYLKELSRQKP
- a CDS encoding YmfQ family protein; the encoded protein is MTDITSTRGKEMLGYLPSYYETSRVMKSILQVEGTEFDKLRQALDETLNQFFVRTATWGLNTWEEELGLPITPDQSESERRDKIISRLRGYGTATISVVKQVTESYDKGAIDVVEDHAAYTITIQFVDTTGVPPNLDDLKAAVRAVVPAHLEIKYEFNYFIWDELDKKLWTWDQLDALNLTWSELEVYD
- a CDS encoding baseplate J/gp47 family protein; protein product: MATLPDYLTDQTEETIRQRMLDSLPSDLDKSEGSYIWDALSPAAIELALAAIWAQEVLRRGFASTTFGAYLRLRCEEHGITPHEAVKATGQVTFTGTPGTVIPVGTQVSTASNETSPAVFFETTAEVTIGDGGTAIVDIKAVEAGTSGNVAAGAIVMLAKPISGVTSVNNTVATTGGLDEEDDASLLARYLQRVRSPSAGGNKADYVNWAMEVPGVGGVSVIPVRDGPGTVSISIINTSKVPAEPELVDAVQNYIAPPWINEVEAETMTLGGYGTSIDTTLTDDTGDSVKMIYDAQDVGTITHANLQTILQQPGIWQARVRMKVDNIAGATDLLQIGVWNVSGATWAKTRPNGTVDAVITLKASDLATSFLDKIVEFYWNGQDQLELRITRFTTDTTTIVWVDRVAYRSTFSKDTGEGKAPVGARVTVEPATAVLINVSATLTIAPGYNADSVKAAVKDNIAAYIKSLAFTSDNDVRYVRIGQAILDTPGVTDYQNLTVNGGTANVTIGDQEVAVIGTVNLS
- a CDS encoding DUF2634 domain-containing protein, giving the protein MPNLFPTEEVQAQPETVETASEVSFGKSWRFDFDKGEFVLTPAGKVAETSDVDAWLEWCRKALMTARYQHLIYSRNYGQEFDDLISRHLNREGNESEIKRIVTETLMVDPRTVAVENFTFQWEGDTVYFTCEVSNVRGETETLHGSVVI
- a CDS encoding XkdQ/YqbQ family protein; amino-acid sequence: MINPGLNQYEVVLANKYYLRELIESITLEDALDEIAYRATIRMVVTPDFPGISPGQDIRVSGIPFGGSSMVYLLHPGVVWETESKNRGQKHIDVTVYDKTIYIGKSEDEYLFPNGMTATQRLKRYATDWGIPLATMADTSVVLAKAVYRAQPIWSMIKADLKETVAKGGEMYRPRLTPNGLELLKLGSNSTVWVLEAEEEAGQKRTLEGTITQVKVLGHADEDKKSPVLAIVKGETGKYGTLQKVLQDEKIKSTAQAKTAGQKLLSGIQETFPVSTIDINTIRAGDKVRFNGMDLLVTSVRHELGSPGHMTLELASEDYVSGGGIMPDPYKELASIIENRISYKTTRALSGVLCELGTITSTGLKLDGFKYEIQDYLIAEHLILQETLMTEAGGSDNHTHLVKVPEQLIPLKEGDRVLVVPVNGGNDFVVIARVVPNA